Proteins from a genomic interval of Beijerinckia indica subsp. indica ATCC 9039:
- a CDS encoding phosphocholine-specific phospholipase C, with product MNSRREFLKGSATGGIAAATLAAFPPSIRRALAIPAFSETGSIKDVKHVVLLMMENRSFDGYFGTFKGVRGYGDRFAIPTPNGKNIFYQTYTKTTPPSTFTPYHLDETKGNAQRAGGTPHTWSDAQAAWDHGRMYKWPDAKNQLSMGYYDTAEVPFQRALAEAFTLCDHYHCGMHTGTIANRLFYWSGTNGPNGISPIDGSSVAVATLNNQFNGGNDIGPSSEGWTWTTYADRLEKAGVSWKVYQSLIDNFGCNEMMSFRHWRAAIEQMPPERRPVFVPSTDITQPVNLAGPFYDPAIDDKLSPLAKGFGNTMPYGFLETLRDDIANDTLPAVSWIIPPSAYSEHPGPSSPAKGGWYMQEVLDALTANPDVWSKTVLLINFDENDGFFDHLPSPAVPSINPDGSAAGKTTLSDSDLAVEYHNYKPATTNQPASDGRPYGPGPRVPMWVVSPWSRGGWVNSQVFDHTSTLLFLEKRFGVVEEQISKYRRAICGDLTSAFNFAFPNTERLPTLAGRKTKSEADTLTANQQALPKITPPTDAIVPAQATGVRPSRALPYELQATAYVEAGKGTVKLVFANSGYAGAVFHVYDNLHLDQIPRRYAVEPGKVLEDEWTVPDANNGLYDLWVLGPNGFHRHFKGFLQRVRMSNASNPEIGVSYDAQGGGLILQLRNDGTGAVRFTVKSNKIYRPLIAFSEPKAGPFPSRGTSWDLTVPAHRPVALYWKLETTGGWYDFAVTSDFDSTFQRRLAGRVETGRHSVSDPAMGLTDSF from the coding sequence ATGAACTCTCGCCGCGAATTCCTGAAAGGCTCCGCCACCGGCGGCATTGCCGCCGCCACGCTGGCAGCCTTTCCACCCAGCATCCGCCGTGCGCTGGCCATTCCCGCCTTCTCGGAGACCGGCAGCATCAAAGATGTCAAGCACGTGGTGCTGCTGATGATGGAAAATCGCTCCTTTGACGGCTATTTCGGCACTTTCAAGGGCGTGCGCGGTTACGGTGACCGTTTCGCGATTCCAACGCCTAACGGCAAGAACATATTCTACCAAACCTATACCAAGACAACGCCGCCCAGCACCTTCACGCCCTATCACCTCGATGAGACCAAGGGCAATGCGCAGCGAGCCGGTGGCACGCCCCACACCTGGTCTGATGCGCAAGCGGCGTGGGATCACGGCCGCATGTACAAATGGCCGGATGCCAAGAATCAGCTCTCGATGGGCTATTATGACACTGCGGAAGTACCGTTCCAACGCGCTCTGGCCGAGGCCTTCACGCTGTGCGATCACTATCATTGCGGGATGCATACAGGCACCATCGCGAACCGGCTGTTCTACTGGAGTGGTACCAACGGCCCGAACGGTATCAGCCCAATTGATGGCAGCAGTGTCGCAGTGGCGACTCTGAACAACCAGTTCAACGGCGGGAATGACATTGGCCCGTCCTCCGAGGGCTGGACCTGGACCACCTATGCCGACCGGCTGGAGAAGGCTGGTGTGAGCTGGAAGGTTTATCAGAGCCTGATCGACAATTTCGGCTGCAACGAAATGATGAGCTTCCGCCACTGGCGTGCCGCCATCGAGCAGATGCCTCCGGAGCGCCGGCCGGTCTTTGTCCCCTCGACGGACATCACGCAGCCGGTCAACCTCGCGGGTCCATTCTACGACCCGGCTATCGACGACAAGCTCAGCCCGCTGGCCAAGGGCTTCGGCAACACCATGCCGTATGGCTTTCTGGAAACGCTCCGTGATGATATCGCGAATGACACTCTGCCTGCGGTGTCGTGGATCATTCCGCCGTCCGCCTACAGCGAGCACCCCGGACCGTCGAGCCCTGCGAAGGGTGGATGGTACATGCAGGAGGTCCTGGACGCGCTGACGGCCAACCCGGACGTCTGGAGCAAGACCGTCCTTCTCATCAACTTCGACGAGAATGACGGCTTCTTCGACCACCTGCCGTCACCGGCGGTGCCATCGATCAATCCTGATGGAAGCGCGGCTGGCAAGACCACGCTGAGCGACAGCGATCTGGCTGTCGAGTACCATAACTATAAGCCCGCGACCACGAACCAGCCCGCGAGCGACGGCCGGCCCTACGGCCCCGGCCCGCGCGTGCCGATGTGGGTGGTCTCACCTTGGAGCCGCGGTGGCTGGGTCAATTCGCAGGTGTTCGATCACACCTCGACGCTTTTGTTCCTGGAAAAGCGCTTCGGTGTGGTTGAAGAGCAGATCAGCAAATATCGCCGCGCCATCTGCGGTGACCTCACCAGCGCTTTCAACTTCGCCTTCCCCAATACCGAGCGTCTACCAACATTGGCTGGGCGCAAGACCAAGAGCGAGGCCGATACGCTGACCGCCAACCAGCAGGCGCTCCCGAAGATCACGCCGCCGACTGACGCCATTGTGCCGGCGCAGGCCACTGGCGTGCGACCCTCGCGCGCCTTGCCCTACGAACTACAGGCCACAGCGTATGTCGAGGCCGGCAAGGGCACGGTCAAGCTGGTGTTCGCGAATTCCGGCTATGCCGGCGCCGTGTTTCACGTCTATGACAACCTGCACCTTGACCAGATACCGCGGCGCTATGCGGTCGAGCCGGGTAAGGTGCTGGAGGATGAATGGACAGTGCCTGACGCAAACAATGGCCTGTACGACCTGTGGGTGCTCGGCCCCAATGGCTTCCACCGCCATTTCAAGGGCTTCCTCCAGCGGGTGCGGATGAGTAATGCATCGAACCCCGAGATCGGCGTGAGCTATGATGCTCAGGGCGGTGGTCTGATCCTGCAATTGCGCAATGATGGCACGGGCGCCGTGCGCTTCACGGTGAAGTCCAACAAGATCTACAGGCCGCTGATTGCCTTTTCCGAGCCCAAGGCGGGTCCGTTCCCCAGCCGTGGCACTTCGTGGGACCTCACGGTTCCTGCC